In a single window of the Allobranchiibius huperziae genome:
- a CDS encoding FAD-binding oxidoreductase has translation MAAVGAGTIGWRRHTEAAAGLVEQLRRIPPGRPVRLAKKTSNLFRTRDDTHQPGLDVSRLDGVIEVDPVARTADVQGMATYETLCAATIPHGFMPYVVPQLRTITLGGAVTGLGIESSSFRNGLPHESVLEMDILTGAGEIVTATADGEHADLFHAFPNSYGSLGYSVRLKIALDPIEPYVHLRHVRFEFLGDLVDVMGSVVESREHDGERVDFVDGVVFSGEESYLVLGTFTGHAPYTSDYTGQQIFYRSIQSRTEDYLSTLDYIWRWDTDWFWCNRALGLQNPRVRRLVPRRYLRSDVYSRIIRFETRHGVMAGIDARRGKPARERVVQDVELPLGRTQEFLEWFLREVPIEPIWLCPMRLREVPTASHGEGRPWPLYPMRTGETYVNVGFWSTVAIADGAQDGDVNREIERVVHALDGHKSLYSDAYYEPEEFWAMYGGTTYELVKKAYDPDGRLPDLYTKAVKRR, from the coding sequence GTGGCAGCGGTAGGGGCAGGAACGATCGGCTGGCGACGGCACACGGAGGCGGCCGCGGGACTGGTCGAGCAGCTACGTCGCATCCCGCCCGGCCGCCCGGTGCGGCTGGCGAAGAAGACCTCCAACCTGTTCCGCACCCGCGACGACACCCATCAACCCGGTCTGGACGTGTCCCGACTCGACGGCGTGATCGAGGTCGACCCGGTGGCCCGGACGGCCGACGTCCAGGGCATGGCGACATACGAGACCCTTTGTGCCGCAACGATTCCCCACGGATTCATGCCGTACGTCGTGCCGCAGCTGCGCACCATCACCCTCGGCGGCGCCGTGACCGGCCTCGGCATCGAGTCGAGCTCCTTCCGCAACGGACTGCCGCACGAGTCGGTGCTGGAGATGGACATCCTGACCGGTGCCGGCGAGATCGTCACCGCGACCGCGGACGGCGAGCACGCCGACCTCTTCCACGCCTTCCCCAACTCCTACGGGTCGCTCGGCTACAGCGTCCGGCTGAAGATCGCGCTCGACCCGATCGAGCCCTACGTGCACCTGCGCCACGTGCGCTTCGAGTTCTTGGGCGATCTCGTCGACGTCATGGGATCGGTGGTCGAGAGCCGCGAACACGACGGCGAGCGCGTCGACTTCGTGGACGGGGTTGTCTTCTCCGGTGAGGAGAGCTACCTGGTGCTGGGCACCTTCACCGGGCACGCGCCCTACACCTCGGACTACACCGGTCAGCAGATCTTCTACCGCTCCATCCAGTCGCGCACCGAGGACTACCTGAGCACGCTGGACTACATCTGGCGGTGGGACACCGACTGGTTCTGGTGCAACCGCGCGCTCGGACTGCAGAACCCTCGGGTACGCCGCCTGGTGCCGCGCCGCTACCTGCGCAGCGACGTCTACTCCCGGATCATCCGCTTCGAGACCCGGCACGGGGTGATGGCCGGAATCGACGCACGCCGCGGCAAGCCCGCGCGCGAGCGCGTCGTGCAGGACGTCGAGCTGCCGCTGGGGCGCACGCAGGAGTTCCTCGAGTGGTTTCTGCGCGAGGTGCCGATCGAGCCGATCTGGTTGTGCCCCATGCGTCTTCGCGAAGTGCCGACCGCGTCGCACGGGGAGGGCAGGCCGTGGCCGCTCTACCCGATGCGGACCGGCGAGACCTACGTCAACGTCGGCTTCTGGTCGACGGTGGCGATCGCCGACGGCGCCCAGGACGGCGACGTCAACCGCGAGATCGAGCGCGTGGTGCACGCGCTCGACGGACACAAGTCCCTCTACAGCGACGCCTACTACGAGCCCGAGGAGTTCTGGGCGATGTACGGCGGCACGACCTACGAACTGGTCAAGAAGGCCTACGACCCGGACGGGCGTCTGCCCGACCTCTACACGAAGGCGGTGAAGCGTCGATGA